A genomic window from Silene latifolia isolate original U9 population chromosome 11, ASM4854445v1, whole genome shotgun sequence includes:
- the LOC141613786 gene encoding uncharacterized protein LOC141613786: MYYVIARNLEVWGLLTANSGILQLLAGYVQGKWRGIDDPYTIADGYTWLLQVPAVKVTWYKVVWNRYNLPKWSFIMWLRQHHRLLTLDRLRKMGMDVPSLCFICGLDTEDHDHLFSQCWFAKQCYHLAANWLHVSVDVLSSCGKLLKHRCSMFIRQVCMAAVVGISYGIWRCRNLCRLEGYVTHPSKLVAQVQQDCRRRVSGIFSGSMNRTDKDWCRSVGLI; this comes from the exons ATGTATTATGTCATAGCAAGGAATTTGGAGGTTTGGGGATTATTGACAGCAAACTCTGGAATATTGCAGCTATTG GCAGGGTATGTTCAGGGGAAATGGAGAGGTATAGATGATCCTTATACCATTGCTGATGGATACACTTGGTTATTGCAAGTGCCTGCTGTGAAGGTTACCTGGTACAAAGTTGTTTGGAACAGGTATAATTTGCCAAAATGGAGTTTTATCATGTGGCTTAGGCAGCATCACAGGTTACTTACACTCGACAGGTTGAGGAAAATGGGAATGGATGTGCCCTCTCTATGCTTTATATGTGGTTTGGATACTGAGGATCACGATCATTTGTTCAGTCAATGCTGGTTTGCCAAACAATGTTATCATCTTGCTGCTAACTGGctgcat GTGTCAGTAGATGTACTGAGTAGTTGTGGGAAATTGCTGAAGCACAGGTGTTCAATGTTTATCAGGCAAGTTTGTATGGCTGCAGTAGTTGGTATATCTTATGGTATTTGGAGATGTCGAAATTTATGCAGGCTGGAAGGATATGTTACTCATCCAAGCAAGCTGGTAGCTCAAGTTCAGCAGGATTGCAGAAGACGTGTGTCTGGCATATTCTCTGGGAGTATGAACAGAACTGACAAAGATTGGTGCAGGAGTGTAGGCCTAATTTAG
- the LOC141613787 gene encoding uncharacterized protein LOC141613787, with translation MIGKEVAEGVAHVVSGTFLTNSKPSYVLFDSGATHSFISSDHAKVMGLDDPVVIKDKVTIPSGESIIYTKMFRNLSRNRAFIDCYQKKVSLKGPKGVRVSYRGFVVKPKVRLISTVTLKSCLRKGGELILCHVWDTREAVKGPGEIPVVCEFQNVFPEEIPGLPPKRDVDFNIELKPGTGSISRAPYKMRPKELEELKKQLE, from the exons ATGATAGGAAAAGAGGTAGCTGAGGGAGTTGCTCATGTGGTTTCTGGTACTTTTCTAACCAACTCTAAGCCATCttatgttttgtttgattcaggagcAACTCATTCATTTATATCTAGTGACCATGCTAAAGTGATGGGATTGGATGACCCAGTAGTAATTAAAGATAAAGTAACAATACCTTCTGGGGAATCGATAATATACACCAAAATGTTTAGGAAT TTGAGTAGAAATAGAGCTTTCATAGATTGTTATCAAAAGAAAGTATCTTTGAAAGGACCAAAAGGAGTTAGAGTGTCTTATAGGGGATTTGTGGTGAAACCTAAAGTGAGACTTATATCAACAGTTACCTTGAAGTCTTGTTTGAGGAAGGGAGGAGAGTTGATTTTGTGCCACGTGTGGGACACGCGTGAGGCGGTAAAAGGCCCGGGCGAAATTCCCGTGGTGTGTGAGTTTCAGAATGTGTTTCCAGAAGAAATTCCAGGTTTACCTCCAAAGAGAGATGTGGACTTTAATATCGAGCTTAAACCAGGGACTGGATCTATTTCTAGGGCACCTTACAAGATGAggcctaaggagttggaggagttaaAGAAGCAGTTGGAGTAA